Proteins from one Holophagales bacterium genomic window:
- a CDS encoding serine/threonine protein kinase, giving the protein MIVRPHLVPGYTIVERLATGGLSGVFRALRDDDGLEVALKVTSLADLDPEFRPQERFEREADLLARLSHTALPKLHDWGVTLEGYGWLALELVRGVPLSHFALRPAWELVPILIPVAEALAAVARAGIVHRDVAPDNVLVAVEDGRFAPKLIDFGVAKDLFASDSAGLTQHGAFLGKLVYAPPEQLLGLPKGQTLDFRADVYSFGLTVWELFTGRPAVAAPSLPEIVNAHLAHAWPKLSLPPARGGPAPGLVDLVERMTARRREDRPSSWEEVVAGLWQAMDEVRPVARELEEKRAELSPFGDVPPPEAIHHTNGDDAPFPQAEATRTHVPQPGMGPSLEPTARLLSRELLFGRIVLLFGIAAFVGALAFAVNVIVSAPEAPAGGIGTKGAPAPPLSAAGPGRRALSGRPGLLLVALVPDGVLEEVTSVSGRRVAGPLPLPAQLPLPPGPYKAILSSASSGCAVTVAFEVRAGQTTRVLETCLDTE; this is encoded by the coding sequence GTGATCGTCCGGCCGCACCTCGTTCCGGGCTACACCATCGTCGAACGGCTCGCGACGGGCGGCCTCTCCGGGGTCTTCCGTGCCCTGCGGGATGACGATGGCCTCGAGGTCGCGCTCAAGGTGACGAGCCTCGCCGACCTCGACCCCGAGTTCCGGCCGCAGGAGCGGTTCGAGAGGGAGGCCGACCTTCTCGCCCGTCTCTCGCACACCGCGCTTCCGAAGCTCCACGACTGGGGCGTCACGCTGGAGGGCTACGGCTGGCTCGCGCTCGAGCTGGTGAGGGGCGTGCCCCTCTCGCACTTTGCCCTCCGCCCCGCCTGGGAGCTGGTCCCGATCCTGATCCCGGTCGCCGAGGCGCTCGCGGCGGTGGCGCGGGCCGGGATCGTCCACCGCGACGTCGCCCCCGACAACGTCCTCGTCGCGGTCGAGGACGGGCGCTTCGCCCCGAAGCTCATCGACTTCGGGGTCGCCAAGGACCTCTTCGCCTCCGACTCCGCCGGCCTGACGCAGCACGGGGCCTTCCTCGGCAAGCTCGTCTACGCCCCGCCCGAGCAGCTGCTCGGGCTCCCGAAGGGTCAGACCCTCGACTTCCGGGCCGACGTCTACTCCTTCGGCCTCACCGTCTGGGAGCTCTTCACCGGCAGGCCCGCCGTCGCGGCGCCCTCGCTCCCGGAGATCGTCAACGCCCACCTCGCCCACGCGTGGCCGAAGCTCTCCCTTCCGCCCGCGCGCGGCGGGCCGGCGCCGGGCCTCGTCGACCTCGTCGAGAGGATGACCGCCCGCCGGCGCGAGGACCGGCCCTCCTCCTGGGAAGAGGTCGTCGCCGGCCTCTGGCAGGCGATGGACGAGGTCCGTCCGGTCGCCCGGGAGCTGGAGGAGAAGCGGGCCGAGCTCTCCCCATTCGGGGACGTACCGCCCCCGGAGGCGATCCACCACACGAACGGCGACGACGCTCCGTTCCCCCAGGCCGAGGCGACGCGGACCCACGTGCCGCAACCCGGCATGGGGCCGTCGCTCGAGCCGACGGCGCGCCTCCTCTCGCGGGAGCTCCTCTTCGGGCGCATCGTCCTCCTCTTCGGCATCGCGGCGTTCGTGGGGGCGCTCGCCTTCGCCGTCAACGTCATCGTCTCGGCGCCGGAGGCGCCCGCGGGAGGGATCGGCACGAAGGGCGCGCCCGCTCCCCCGCTCTCCGCGGCCGGCCCCGGTCGACGCGCTCTCTCCGGCCGGCCCGGTCTTCTCCTCGTCGCGCTCGTCCCCGACGGGGTCCTCGAGGAGGTCACGAGCGTCTCCGGGCGCCGCGTCGCCGGCCCCCTGCCGCTCCCCGCCCAGCTCCCGCTCCCCCCGGGGCCGTACAAGGCCATCCTCAGCAGCGCATCGAGCGGCTGCGCCGTGACGGTGGCCTTCGAGGTCCGCGCCGGCCAGACCACACGCGTCCTCGAGACCTGCCTCGACACAGAGTGA
- a CDS encoding tyrosine--tRNA ligase, producing MPNFLPVPEQLELLLKGVETCVQKDELAAKLEASRKSGKPLRVKTGFDPSAPDLHLGHTVVFRKMRHFQELGHEVVFLIGDFTGLIGDPTGKKTTRPQLTKDEVLANAETYKAQVFKILDRETTVVDFNSRWLGALGADGLVRLAGRYTVAQLLERDDFSKRFKAGQPISVHELLYPLCQGYDSVALEADVELGGTDQLFNLLVGRELMRSYGLAPQCVMTTPLLVGLDGVEKMSKSLGNHVGINEPPDEIFGKVMSVSDDMMWTWWTLLTDLFPHDIDALKAAVASGAKHPKRVKMDLARQLVTDFHGAEAAATAEAEFERRFAKADGPVKADTVPLPDPAPADVASLLVALGLAASKTVARQKVKEGAVALSEDGVAFSKVDNPAEPFALESGAVRYVRVGKRFLRIAR from the coding sequence GTGCCGAACTTCCTCCCCGTCCCCGAACAGCTCGAGCTCCTCCTCAAGGGCGTCGAAACCTGCGTCCAGAAGGACGAGCTCGCCGCGAAGCTGGAAGCCTCCCGCAAGAGCGGCAAGCCGCTCCGCGTCAAGACCGGCTTCGACCCCTCCGCCCCCGACCTCCACCTCGGCCACACCGTCGTCTTCCGGAAGATGCGCCACTTCCAGGAGCTGGGGCACGAGGTCGTCTTCCTCATCGGCGACTTCACCGGCCTCATCGGCGATCCGACCGGCAAGAAGACGACCCGGCCGCAGCTGACGAAGGACGAGGTCCTCGCGAACGCCGAGACCTACAAGGCGCAGGTCTTCAAGATCCTCGACCGGGAGACGACCGTCGTCGACTTCAACTCCCGCTGGCTCGGCGCCCTCGGCGCCGACGGGCTCGTCCGCCTCGCCGGGCGCTACACCGTCGCCCAGCTCCTCGAGCGCGACGACTTCTCCAAGCGCTTCAAGGCGGGCCAGCCGATCTCCGTCCACGAGCTCCTCTACCCGCTCTGCCAGGGGTACGACTCCGTCGCCCTCGAGGCCGACGTCGAGCTGGGCGGCACCGACCAGCTCTTCAACCTCCTCGTCGGCCGCGAGCTGATGAGGAGCTACGGCCTCGCGCCTCAGTGCGTGATGACGACCCCGCTCCTCGTCGGCCTCGACGGCGTGGAGAAGATGTCGAAGTCGCTCGGCAACCACGTCGGCATCAACGAGCCGCCCGACGAGATCTTCGGCAAGGTCATGTCGGTCTCGGACGACATGATGTGGACCTGGTGGACCCTCCTGACGGACCTATTCCCGCACGACATCGACGCGCTGAAAGCGGCCGTCGCCTCCGGGGCGAAGCACCCCAAGCGGGTGAAGATGGACCTCGCCCGGCAGCTCGTCACCGACTTCCACGGCGCCGAAGCCGCCGCCACCGCCGAGGCCGAGTTCGAGCGCCGCTTCGCGAAGGCCGACGGGCCGGTGAAGGCCGACACCGTACCGCTCCCCGACCCCGCGCCCGCCGACGTCGCCTCGCTCCTCGTCGCCCTCGGCCTCGCCGCGAGCAAGACCGTCGCGCGGCAGAAGGTGAAGGAGGGGGCCGTCGCGCTCTCCGAGGACGGCGTCGCCTTCTCGAAGGTCGACAACCCCGCGGAGCCGTTCGCGCTCGAGAGCGGCGCCGTGCGGT
- a CDS encoding PilT/PilU family type 4a pilus ATPase, with translation MAPRLAALLAETVRRGGTDLLLVPRSVPVLRLHGALEPVAAAGGEPLGTSDAFDLLSPSLSADRRRRFAEGGAVDLSLRVGALGRFRVNLHRTRGGTAAAIRVLPKRIAALSDLGLPESLYDLTKAARGLVLVTGATGSGKTTTLAALLDRINRTSRRHVVTIEDPVEYEHAHGTSIVEQVEVGVDAPSFAAALVAALRQDPDVILVGEMRDLETTRAALTAAETGHLVLATLHTNDVPQTVNRITDIFPAEQQATVRQQLSLALSAVVCQQLVPRADGTGRVVATEVLVATDSVRAHIRRGTFHQLHTELTLGRRFGMMTMEDSLARLVKAGAITEAEARLRAGHADDLAALLR, from the coding sequence GTGGCGCCGCGCCTCGCCGCGCTCCTGGCGGAGACGGTCCGCCGCGGCGGAACCGACCTCCTCCTCGTCCCGCGCTCGGTGCCTGTCCTGCGCCTCCACGGCGCCCTGGAGCCGGTGGCCGCGGCGGGCGGCGAGCCGCTCGGCACGTCCGACGCGTTCGACCTCCTCTCCCCGTCGCTCTCGGCCGACCGCCGTCGCCGCTTCGCGGAAGGCGGGGCGGTCGACCTCTCCCTGCGGGTCGGCGCGCTCGGCCGCTTCCGGGTGAATCTCCACCGGACCCGCGGGGGAACGGCGGCCGCGATCCGCGTCCTGCCGAAGAGGATCGCCGCCCTCTCGGACCTCGGCCTCCCCGAGTCGCTCTACGACCTGACGAAGGCGGCGCGCGGTCTCGTCCTCGTCACGGGCGCGACCGGATCCGGAAAGACCACGACCCTCGCCGCCCTCCTCGACCGGATCAACCGGACCTCGCGGCGGCACGTCGTGACGATCGAGGACCCCGTCGAATACGAGCACGCGCACGGGACGTCGATCGTCGAGCAGGTGGAGGTCGGGGTCGACGCCCCGAGCTTCGCCGCGGCGCTCGTCGCCGCGCTGAGACAGGACCCCGACGTGATCCTCGTGGGCGAGATGCGCGACCTCGAGACGACGCGGGCGGCGCTGACGGCCGCCGAGACGGGGCACCTCGTCCTCGCGACGCTCCACACGAACGACGTCCCGCAGACCGTGAACCGGATCACGGACATCTTCCCCGCCGAGCAGCAGGCGACCGTGCGGCAGCAGCTCTCTCTCGCCCTCTCGGCCGTCGTCTGCCAGCAGCTCGTCCCGCGCGCCGACGGGACGGGGCGCGTCGTGGCGACGGAGGTCCTCGTCGCGACCGACTCCGTGCGGGCGCACATCCGCCGGGGGACCTTCCACCAGCTCCACACGGAGCTGACGCTCGGGCGCCGCTTCGGGATGATGACGATGGAAGACTCCCTCGCCCGGCTCGTGAAGGCGGGGGCGATCACCGAGGCCGAGGCGCGCCTGAGGGCCGGGCACGCCGACGATCTCGCGGCGCTGCTCCGGTAG